In Trueperaceae bacterium, the sequence ACCCTGTTCACCGTGGAGCACTCTACCGCCGCGGCGGTAGAGTACCGCCGCGGCGGCAAGCGGCGGACGTAGGGGTCCTCAGTACCCCTTGGCACGGTCGATGACGTTGAGGAGCGGTTCGCCCTGCACGAGGCGCCGCACGTTCTCGCGCACGAACGCGTCGGCCCCCAGGGGGCGTCCGCCCGCCGCGTGCGGCGAGATGATGACGTTGCGTAGGGGCCATAGCGGCGAGGAGGCCGGGAGCGGCTCCGTGGCGAACACGTCCAGCGCGGCGCCCCCGATGCTGCCGCTCTCCAGGGCCGCCACCAGGTCGACCTCGTTCACGCTGGCGCCGCGACCAACGTTGACCACCCAGGCGTGGCGCGGCAGGAGCGCCAGGCGCCGCGCGTCGAGCGCGCCGGCCGTGGCGGCCGAGGCGGGGAGGATCATTACGAGCGCGTCGGTGGTGGGCAGCAGGTCGTCGACGCGGTCGGCGGCCACCACCTCGAAGCCGTCGCGCCGGCCGGCGCGGGTCGCCACGCCCGTCACACGCGCGCCAAGGGCCGTGAGCATGGGCGCCAGCCTGGCCGCGATGCTGCCGAAGCCCCAGATGGTGACGTTGGAGCCGTGGAGGGTGGTGAAGACGTCGGGGTCCCGGTCCGGCTGCGCTCCCCCGAGCTCGGCGGGCCAACGACGGTCGTTCTGCGCGTCACGCATGAGGTGGAGCCGGCGCGCGGCGCCGAGCAGGAGCGCGACGGTGTGCTCCGCGACGGGCTGGTCGTGCAGCCCGCGCCCGTTGGCGATGGGGACGCCCGCCGGGAAGCCGGCGGCCACCAACGTGTTGGCGCCGGCCATCAACCCCTGCACGAGCCGAAGGCGCGTGAGCTCCCGCGCCGAGCGTTGGAGTAGCGCCGGCGGGTTCAGCCACGCCACGAGCACGTCGGCGTCGGCGTGCTCGGACGGCACCGGCCGGAGCGGGTCGTACGGCACGTAGCTGACGCCCGCCTGCCTGCGGCCGAAGTCGAAGGTGGCGTTGGTGGGGAACAGGACCTTCGTGGCGTGCCTCCCGGTCAGGCGGGCGCGGCGGTCTCGACCCGCTGCCCGATGCTCGTCAGTAGGGTGTCGAGGTCGAACTCGTCTGGTTTCGTGTAGACGCGCTCGTCGTTCACGTCGATGGTGAAGATGCCGTGGCCGCCGGGTCGGAGGGTGACCCCGCCGAGCGACTGGCCGAACCGCTCGAGGATGGCCCTCTGCACGTCGAGGGCGCGCGGCAGGTGGCCGCAGGGGACGCAGTACTGGATCTGCACGGTGGGCTTCGACATCGTCAGCTAGGTCCTCCCGAGTAGTCCTTCAAGCATAGTTGGCGAAGCGCGCGCCGGCGGTAGCGCGGGGCGTCACGCGCGGGCCCGCGGGCGCCGCCACGGCCTCACGGTCGCGGGTCGCGCACCAGGCGCGACGGCCACCAGATGACCTTGCCGAGGTCGTAGGTGAGCGCCGGCACGAGCAGCGTCCGCACGACGAAGGTGTCGAGAAGCACCCCGAACGCCACGATGAAGGCGATCTGGACGAGGAAGAGCACGGGTATCACGGAGAGGGCGGCGAAGGTGGCCGCCAGGACCAGGCCGGCCGAGGTGATGACGCCGCCCGTGATGGAGAGCCCGCGCAGGATGCCGTCGCGGGTGCCGTGGGCGAGCGCCTCCTCCCGCACGCGCGTCATCAGGAAGATGTTGTAGTCGATGCCGAGCGCCACCAGGAAGACGAAGCCGTAGAGGGGCACGGCCGGGTCGGCGCCGGGGAAGCGGAAGATCCCGTCGAAGGCGAGCGCGGCCACGCCCAAGGCCGTGCCGAAAGACAGGACGGTGGTCGCCACGAGCAGGACCGGCGCCAGCACGGAGCGTAGGAGCAGCATGAGGATGACGAGGATGACCGCGAGCACCACCGGGATGATGAGGTTGCGGTCGTGGAGGCTGGCGTCGTTCGTGTCGATGGCGGTGGCGGTCACCCCGCCAACCAGCGCTCCGGGCGCGATCGCGGCGAGGCGGCGCCTGATGTCGCGTACGGTGCCCTCGGCCGCCGACGAGTCCGCCGCCTCGGTGAGCGTGGCCTGCAGGAGGACCGCCCCCTCGTGAACGGTCGGCCTTGGCGCCGGCGTTCCCGGCGGCCCGAACGCGGCGATGCCGGCGTCGGTCACGGTCGCGGCGCCCCTCGGCGAGTCGGCCGAGGCGATCATCACGCCGGCCACCCCGTCATGGGTCAGCAGCATGGCGGCGGCGGCGGGCCAGGCGTCCTCGTCCACGACCACGTAAAGCGGGCTGCCCGAGCCGCCGGGGAAGTGCTCGCCGAGCGCCGCCTGCCCGGCCCGCGCCTCCGACGGGCCCAACACCAGGTCGGATTGGGGCACGCCGGCGGCCTCGAGCTGCGTGACGGCCGCCGCGCCGGCGACGAGGAGCGCGAGGATGGCTAGCCACAGCGTGCGCGGGCGGCGCTGCACCAGCCGCGCCAACCAGGCCCAGAAGCCGGTGGCGTGCATGCCGTGCTCGGCGGCGACCACCTCGGGTTCGAAGCGCGGTCGGTGCGGCCAGAAGGCCGCGCGTCCGAAGGCGTAGAGCAGGGAGGGGAGCAGCGTGAGGGCCGCCAGCATGGCGAAGACGATGCCGACGGAGGCGACCGGGCCAAGTGAGCTGTTCGACTTGAGGTCGCTCAGGAGCAGGCAGAGGAGCCCGGCGATGACGGTACTGCCGGAGGCGACGATCGGTTCGAAGGTCCCGCGCAGCGCGCGGCGCGTGGCGGTCCAGCGGTCGGTGGTGACGCGCAGCTCCTCGCGGTAGCGCGACACGTAGAGGAGCGAGTAGTCGGTGGCGGCGCCGATGACCAGGATGAACAGGATGCCCTGGGTCTGGCCGCTGAGGAGGAGCACGCCCGCCTTGGCGAGCCACCAGACGGTGAGGAGCGCCAGGGTCAGGGCCGACAGGCTGGTGGCCAGTACGGCCACGGGCAGTAGCAGGGAGCGGTAGACGCCCAGGAGGATGAGGAAGACGGCGGCGAGCGCGACCAGGAGCAGGAGCCGGTCGATGCCCGAGAAGCCTGCCACGAGGTCGGCGATGAAGCCGGCCGGACCCGTGACGTATACCTTCACGCCCGCGGGCGCCCCGGCGCGGAGGGTGTCGCCGATGGCGCGCGCCGTGGCGGCGGCGCCAGTGCCGGAGTCGAGCGGGACGAAGGCCTGCGCCGCCCGGCCGTCGCGCGACGGGATGACGGGCGAGACGGCGCCGACGACGCCGGCCGTGGCAGGGAGCTCGGCCACCTGCGCGTTCAGCTCGGCCAGCTGCTCCTGGCTCAGGCCGTCGTCGGCCACGAACACCAGGACGGCGGGGAGCCCGGCGGCGCTCCTGAAGGCCGGCAACAGGTCGTTGACCTTGGTGGCGTCGGCGGAGCTCGGCAGGTACGCTGTGGCGTCGTTGGACGAGACCTCGCCAACCCGACCGAAGTAGGGCCCGCCTATCCCGGCCCCCACCAGCCACGCCACCACGAGGAGCGCCGCGATGAGGGCGCGCGTGAGGCGTGCGGGTCCGCTTCGGGCGCGCGCTGTTATCGTCTCGTCGTCGTCGGGTCGCCGGGTTCCGTTCATGACCTTCTCCTAACCAAGCTAGCAGGTAGCTTAGCACTCTGCTCGCCCGGTGTAAGATAGTGACATGCACGGCGACCACGAGCCCGGTCACGACGCACCACCTGCCGCGCCCGGCGCGGGTGCCGCAGACATCTTCGGTGTCGAGTCGAACGACCCGCTCGCCACGCTGGTGGACCGCTCGACCGTCGACGCCGAGGCGCTCCGGCAGATCGACGCCCTCATGGCCGCCCTCGCGCGCCTGCGGGCCGCCGAACGCAGCCTCGCCGACGCCGCCCTCGCCCACCTCCGGCTCAACGAGACCGACATGCGCGCCATCCACTTCCTGATCGTCTGCGACAACCGGGGCACCCAAGCCACCGCGGGCGCCATCGCCGCGCACCTCGGCATCTCGACGGCCGCCACCACCAAGCTCCTCGACCGACTCGAGCGCCGCGGCCACGTGAAGCGCCACCCCCACCCGAGCGACCGCCGCGCCCTGGTCATCGCCGTCACGCCCGCCACCAAGGAAGCGGCCATCGCCACCGTGGGGCGCCACCAGGCGCGCCGCTTCT encodes:
- a CDS encoding phosphoglycerate dehydrogenase, with protein sequence MFPTNATFDFGRRQAGVSYVPYDPLRPVPSEHADADVLVAWLNPPALLQRSARELTRLRLVQGLMAGANTLVAAGFPAGVPIANGRGLHDQPVAEHTVALLLGAARRLHLMRDAQNDRRWPAELGGAQPDRDPDVFTTLHGSNVTIWGFGSIAARLAPMLTALGARVTGVATRAGRRDGFEVVAADRVDDLLPTTDALVMILPASAATAGALDARRLALLPRHAWVVNVGRGASVNEVDLVAALESGSIGGAALDVFATEPLPASSPLWPLRNVIISPHAAGGRPLGADAFVRENVRRLVQGEPLLNVIDRAKGY
- a CDS encoding SelT/SelW/SelH family protein, translating into MSKPTVQIQYCVPCGHLPRALDVQRAILERFGQSLGGVTLRPGGHGIFTIDVNDERVYTKPDEFDLDTLLTSIGQRVETAAPA
- a CDS encoding MMPL family transporter, translating into MNGTRRPDDDETITARARSGPARLTRALIAALLVVAWLVGAGIGGPYFGRVGEVSSNDATAYLPSSADATKVNDLLPAFRSAAGLPAVLVFVADDGLSQEQLAELNAQVAELPATAGVVGAVSPVIPSRDGRAAQAFVPLDSGTGAAATARAIGDTLRAGAPAGVKVYVTGPAGFIADLVAGFSGIDRLLLLVALAAVFLILLGVYRSLLLPVAVLATSLSALTLALLTVWWLAKAGVLLLSGQTQGILFILVIGAATDYSLLYVSRYREELRVTTDRWTATRRALRGTFEPIVASGSTVIAGLLCLLLSDLKSNSSLGPVASVGIVFAMLAALTLLPSLLYAFGRAAFWPHRPRFEPEVVAAEHGMHATGFWAWLARLVQRRPRTLWLAILALLVAGAAAVTQLEAAGVPQSDLVLGPSEARAGQAALGEHFPGGSGSPLYVVVDEDAWPAAAAMLLTHDGVAGVMIASADSPRGAATVTDAGIAAFGPPGTPAPRPTVHEGAVLLQATLTEAADSSAAEGTVRDIRRRLAAIAPGALVGGVTATAIDTNDASLHDRNLIIPVVLAVILVILMLLLRSVLAPVLLVATTVLSFGTALGVAALAFDGIFRFPGADPAVPLYGFVFLVALGIDYNIFLMTRVREEALAHGTRDGILRGLSITGGVITSAGLVLAATFAALSVIPVLFLVQIAFIVAFGVLLDTFVVRTLLVPALTYDLGKVIWWPSRLVRDPRP
- a CDS encoding MarR family transcriptional regulator; translated protein: MHGDHEPGHDAPPAAPGAGAADIFGVESNDPLATLVDRSTVDAEALRQIDALMAALARLRAAERSLADAALAHLRLNETDMRAIHFLIVCDNRGTQATAGAIAAHLGISTAATTKLLDRLERRGHVKRHPHPSDRRALVIAVTPATKEAAIATVGRHQARRFYAAVRLSPAEREVVTRFLDDMTTELTAGTGAPPPKTE